The Streptomyces sp. NBC_01317 genomic interval TGGTGGAGGAGGGGCAGCGGAGCGGGGTCTTCTCCGGGGCCACCCCCGCGGATCTGGTGGTGGACTACCACTTCGGCTCGGTCCACCACCTGTCCACGTGGTACCGCCCGGACGGGCCCCTCACCCCGCACGAGGTCGCGGCCCACTTGGCGGACCTACTGCTCAGGGCGCTTCGGCCGTAGGCCGCGTTTGCCCGGTTTTTGGTTGCGCTTACTGCTTGTCCTCAATCGCCGGACGGGCTTGGGTGTGTCGTGGTGACGGGGGGTGGGGCCTGCGGAGGTGCGTATGTCCGGACTGCATGTTTTACGGCGCCTCAGGAGCCCCGGACATTCACGGTAGCCATGCGCCACAAAACACGCTTTACGTCCGGACACACGCACCTCCTCCGACCCCACCCCCCTCACGCCGACAGGAGACGCAACGACCCCCCGCCTGGGGTGGGCCGGGTAGTGATGCGGGCCGGGAAGGGGGACGGGCAGGGGTCGTGTCCGGAACGTAGAGCGTGTTTTGTGTCGCGTGACTACCGTGAATGTCCGGAGTTCCCGAACGCGACGTAAAACATGCAGTGCAGGACACGACCCCTGCCCGGCCCCCGGCAACAACCCGCACCCAAACAACCGGCCCGCAGCGGGCACAACCAAGCCCGTCCGGCGATTGAGGACAATCAGTAACCCGCACTCGCCCGCACCGGGCAGAGGCACGAACAAGCCCGTCCGGCGATTGAGGACAAAAGCACGGCCGCCAGGCCGGGCACCGTCACGCGTACCGCGACAGCTCCCGCCGAGACAGCGACCGCTGATGCACCTCGTCCGGCCCGTCCGCCAGCCGCAACGTCCGCGCCCCCGCCCAAAGCTCCGCCAGCGGAAAGTCCTGGCTCACCCCACCCGCCCCGTGCAGCTGCACCGCCCGGTCCAGGATGTCGACCACCGCCCGCGGCGTCGCGATCTTGATCGCCTGGATCTCCGTGTGCGCCCCGCGATTGCCCACCGTGTCCATCAGCCACGCCGTCTTGAGCACCAGCAGCCGCAGCTGCTCGACCGTCACCCGGGCGTCCGCGATCCAGTTCCGCACCACCCCCTGCTCGGCGAGCGGACGCCCGAAGGCGGTACGGGACACCGCGCGCCGGCACATCAGCTCGATCGCCCGCTCCGCCATGCCGATCAGCCGCATGCAGTGGTGGATCCGGCCTGGCCCGAGCCTGGCCTGCGCGATCGCGAACCCGCCGCCCTCCTCGCCGACCAGGTACGACGCGGGCACGCGTACGTGGTCGAAGACGACCTCCGCATGGCCGCCGTGCGCGTGGTCCTCGTACCCGTACACCCGCATCGCCCGCCGCACCTCGACCCCGGGCGTGTCGCGCGGGACGAGGATCATCGACTGCTGGCGGCGGACGTCCGCGCCGTCCGGGGCGGTCTTGCCCATCACGATGAAGACCGCGCAGTCCGGGTTCATCGCCCCGGAGATGTACCACTTGCGGCCCGTGACGACGTAGTCGTCCCCGTCCCGCTCGATACTGGTCCGTACGTTCGTCGCGTCCGAGGAGGCGACCTCGGGCTCCGTCATCGCGAACGCGGAGCGGATCTCGCCCGCCAGCAGCGGCTCCAGCCACTGCTTCTTCTGCCGCTCCGAACCGAACTGCGCGAGCACCTCCATGTTCCCGGTGTCGGGCGCCGCGCAGTTCAGCGCGGTCGGCGCCAGGTCCGGTGAGCGCCCGGTGATCTCCGCGAGCGGCGCGTACTGGAGGTTGGTGAGCCCCGCGCCGTGCTCCGCGTCCGGCAGGAAGAGGTTCCACAGCCCCTGCCGGCGCGCCTCCGCCTTCAGCTCGCCCACCACCGCCGGCGTGTCCCAGGGGCTCGCCAGCCGTTCCCGCTGCTCCCGCGCGACATCCTCGGCCGGATAGACGTACGCGTCCATGAAAGCGAGCAGCCGCTCGCGCAGCTCTTCCGTACGGGTGTCGAATGCGAAGTCCATGGGGGTACTCAGCCTTCCTGGAGGGTGGTGAGGCCGTGCTGGATGAAGACGGGGACGAGCGTGCCGATCCGGTCGAAGCCGGGTCCGACGGTCTGTCCGAGGGTGTAGCGGTAGTGGATGCCCTCCAGGATCACGGCGAGCTTGAACCACGCGAACGCCGTGTACCAGGCGAGGGCGCCGGTGTCGCGGCCGGAGCGGGCGGCGTACCGCTCGACCAGTTCGGCCGGCTCCGGGTGCCCGGCCGCGCCCGCCGTCGTGCTGATGGGCGAGCCGGTCACCTCCAGGCGCGCGCTGTACATCACCAGCAGGCCCAGGTCCGTCAGCGGATCGCCGAGCGTGGACATCTCCCAGTCGAGGACGGCGTTGATCCGGTCGCCCTCGCCGATCAGGACGTTGTCGAGCCGGAAGTCGCCGTGGATCACGGTGGGTTCGGGGGAGTGGGGCAGCGCGCGGCCGAGGGCGGCCTGGAGTTCGTCGATGCCGGCCAGCTCCCGGTCCCGGGAGGCCGCCAACTGCTTGCCCCAGCGGCGCAGTTGCCGGTCGAGGAAGCCCTCGGGGCGCCCGAAGTCCCCCAGGCCGACGGCCTCGGGGTCGACGGCGTGCAGGTCGACCAGGGTGTCCACCAGGGAGAGGACCGCCGCGCGGGTGCGCGCGGGGCCGAGCGGGGCGAGCTGTTCGGCCGTACGGTACGGCGTGCCCGCCACGTGCTCCATGACGTAGAAGGGGGCGCCGAGGACGGATTCGTCCGCGCAGTACAGCAGCGGTTCCGGGACGGGCACGTTTGTCGGGTGCAGCGCGCTGATCACGCGGTACTCCCGCTTCATGTCGTGCGCGGTGGCCAGGACATGGCCGAGCGGGGGCCTGCGGACCACCCAGCTGCCCGTCCCGTCCGTGACGGTGTAGGTGAGATTGGACCGGCCGCCCTCGATCAGCCGTGCGTCGAGAGGTCCGCTCACCAGCCCCGGTCGCGCGCGGTCCAGGTGGGCGCGCAGCTTCTCCGGGTCGAGTCCTGGCGGGACTGGGCTCATCGTGCCTACCTCCGTGGCTCTCGACGGCGGTCGTACCGTCGTGAGCCCCATGATGCCGACCAGTCGGTATGCCGTCCACCACGAGGCGCGGGCAAGGCGGGCGGAGAGGTCCCGGGAAAGACGGGCGGAGAGACGGACACCACCGCTCCCGCCTCTAGCTCCACGGTCGCTCCTCTGAATAGAGTTCATGTATGAATACCGCGCTGCTCATCGACGAGGTCCGGCTCACCCCCATCCTCATCGCCGACCCACCGCTGCTGAACACGCAGGGCGTCCACCAGCCCTACACCCCCCGGCTCATCGTGGAGGTCGTCACGCGCGGCGGCGTCACGGGAATCGGCGAGACGTACGGCGACGGCAAGTACCTGGAGCTGGCGGAGCCGCTGGCGCGGGCCCTCCCGGGCCGTTCGGTCAGCGATGTGAACGGGCTCTTCGCCCTGGCCGACGCGGTGTGCGGCGACCCGGACACCACGGACGCGCGGGTGGATGCGGGCGGGCTGCGCGGGGTGCAGACCGCCGACAAGCTCCGCCTCTCCGTCGTCTCCGGCTTCGAGGTCGCCTGTCTGGACGCCCTGGGCAAGAGGCTGGGCCTGCCCGTGCACGCGCTGCTCGGCGGCAAGGTACGCGACTCCGTCGAGTACAGCGCGTACCTCTTCTACCGCTGGGCGGAGCACCCCGGCGGCGGCGCCGAGGACGACTGGGACGCGGCCCTCGACCCGGCCGGTGTGGTCGCCCAGGCACGGCGCTTCGCCCGCGACCACGGCTTCTCGTCGTTCAAGCTCAAGGGCGGCGTGTTCGAGCCCGAGCAGGAGATCGCGGCCGTCCGGGCGCTCGCGGAGGCGTTCCCCGGGCAGCCCCTGCGGCTCGACCCCAACGGCGCCTGGTCCGTACCGACTTCGCTGTACGTCGCCGAGCGGCTGGCGGACGTCCTCGAATACCTGGAGGACCCGGCGAGCGGCACGGACCTGATGGCCCAGGTGTCGGCGGGCACGTCCGTGCCGCTGGCCACCAACATGTGCGTCACGACCGTCCCCGAGATCGCCGGGGCCTTCGCCTCGGACGCCGTGCAGGTCGTGCTCTCCGACCACCACTACTGGGGCGGACTGCACCGGACGCGCGAACTCGCCGCCGTCTGCCGCACGTTCGGCGTGGGCCTGTCGATGCACTCCAACACCCACCTCGGGATCAGCCTGGCCGCGATGACCCACGTCGCCGCCACCGTCCCGAACCTCGACTACGCCTGCGACAGCCACTACCCCTGGCAGACCGAGGACGTCATCACCGCCCGGCACACCTTCCGGGACGGCCGGCTCGACGTCTCCGACGCGCCGGGCCTCGGCGTGGAGCTGGACCGAGAGAAGCTCGCTGTCCTGCACCGGCGGTGGCTGGACGACGACGGCAGGATGCGGGAGCGGGACGACGCGGCGGCGATGCGCGAGGCGGACCCGGGGTGGAAGACCCCCTCGATCCCGCGCTGGTGAGCCGTCCCGCTGAAGGCATCTGATGCCTCATCAGGCGTGACATGCCACCGGGACACCGCCGTTCAGCGCCCTCATGTCGGCGAACAGGGCGGCGGCGTCCAGCGGTGAGCCCTCCGGCAATCCGTTCAACTCGGCATAGGCGCGGTGCAGGTTGGCCACCAGCCGCTCGCTCTCCCGCAGCCGGGCGAACTCCCCGGGCCCCGTCCGCCGCGCCGCCTCCAACGGCGTGTGCCCCCGGGCACGGCCCTCGGCGGCGACCTCGGTGACGTACCGCAGATAGCGCTCCGTCGTGTCGTACACGGAGGGGTCGGTGACGGGCCCGTGCCCGGGGACGACGACCGACGCGTCCAGGGAGCGCAGCAGCTCCAGCGCCCGCAGGGAGCCGCTCAGCGAACCCGTCGACACGAACGGCGTGATGCCGTGGAAGACCAGGTCGCCGGTGAACACGATGCCCCGGTCCGGCAGGTGCACGAACGAGTCGCCCAGGGTGTGCGCTGCCCCGGGATGCACGATCCGCACCTCGACGCCGCCCACCCGCACGGTCAGCCGGTCGTGGTACGTGAGCGTCGGCGCGGTGATCCGGATGTCCCCGAAATCGTGGTGCGGCCACACCCGGTGGAGCTGCCGGCCCGCCGCCAACTGGTCCCTGCGGCAGGCGTCGTGGCCGACCACCACCGCCTCCGGCGCGAACACCCCGTTGCCGTAGGTGTGATCCCCGTGGTGGTGCGTGTTGACGACGGTACGGGGGAGCGGCACCCCGGCCGTCATCATCGCCCCCCCGCAGCGCCACGGCTCTGCGCCGGGTGGCGGCCGTGTCCACGAGCAGGGTCGCGCCCCCGTCGCTGACGAACCCGGCGTTGTTCAGGCACCAGCCGCCGTCCGGCTGGATGTAGGCGTACACCTCGGGTGCGATTCTGACGAGGTACGGATCCGTGGCAGGCATGGGGAATCCCCTGGTCGAGGCGGTGCTGTCCGCGCCGAGACTGCCAGCCGCCACCGCGCCCGGGATACCGCCGCACGGGCCCCCGGGAATCCGGCGCGGTCTCTGCCCTCAGTCGTCCCAGCCCTGCGCCGCGACAAACGCGTCCCCGTACTCCGCCGACCAGCGCCCCAGCGCTCCGATCGGCTCCAGCAGGCTCCTGCCGAGCGGGGTCAGCGCGTACTCGACACGCGGCGGGGACCGTACGTACGCGATGCGCTCGACCAGCGCGTACCCCTCCAGCCGGCGCAGCGTCTCGACCAGGACCTTGGTGCTGATCCCGCCGATCTCCGTACGCAACTCCCCGGGCCGGCGCGGCCCTTCGGCCAGCGCGAGGAGCACGACGGGGTTCCAGGTGTTCCCCAGCAGGTCGAAAGCGAGCCTCGCCCGGCAGTCCGCGAGCAGCCTGTCCACAGGTCCTCCGTACCTCCGTACCAGCCCGGCCGGGCACCGAACGGTCACCGGCGCCCTGCCTAACGTCTGTACCGGCACGTTACGGGAACGGCGGAAGGACATCGGAGCCATGCGTATCGGAATCATCGGCACGGGCGCCATGGCACGGGCGCTGGGCACCCACTGGGCCCGCGCCGGGCACGAGGTGCTGATCGGCGGCCGCTCGGCGGCCCGCGCGGACGGCCTCGCCCGCCGCCTCGGCGGCCGGCCGGGCACCCCGGCCGAGGCCGCGCTCTTCGGCGACGCGACCCTGCTCGCCGTGCCCCACGAGGCGGTCGCGACCGTCCTGGACGAGGCGGGGGCGGGGGAGGGCGCGCTGCGGGACCGTGTCCTGATCGACTGCACCAACGCCG includes:
- a CDS encoding acyl-CoA dehydrogenase family protein — encoded protein: MDFAFDTRTEELRERLLAFMDAYVYPAEDVAREQRERLASPWDTPAVVGELKAEARRQGLWNLFLPDAEHGAGLTNLQYAPLAEITGRSPDLAPTALNCAAPDTGNMEVLAQFGSERQKKQWLEPLLAGEIRSAFAMTEPEVASSDATNVRTSIERDGDDYVVTGRKWYISGAMNPDCAVFIVMGKTAPDGADVRRQQSMILVPRDTPGVEVRRAMRVYGYEDHAHGGHAEVVFDHVRVPASYLVGEEGGGFAIAQARLGPGRIHHCMRLIGMAERAIELMCRRAVSRTAFGRPLAEQGVVRNWIADARVTVEQLRLLVLKTAWLMDTVGNRGAHTEIQAIKIATPRAVVDILDRAVQLHGAGGVSQDFPLAELWAGARTLRLADGPDEVHQRSLSRRELSRYA
- a CDS encoding phosphotransferase family protein, with the protein product MSPVPPGLDPEKLRAHLDRARPGLVSGPLDARLIEGGRSNLTYTVTDGTGSWVVRRPPLGHVLATAHDMKREYRVISALHPTNVPVPEPLLYCADESVLGAPFYVMEHVAGTPYRTAEQLAPLGPARTRAAVLSLVDTLVDLHAVDPEAVGLGDFGRPEGFLDRQLRRWGKQLAASRDRELAGIDELQAALGRALPHSPEPTVIHGDFRLDNVLIGEGDRINAVLDWEMSTLGDPLTDLGLLVMYSARLEVTGSPISTTAGAAGHPEPAELVERYAARSGRDTGALAWYTAFAWFKLAVILEGIHYRYTLGQTVGPGFDRIGTLVPVFIQHGLTTLQEG
- a CDS encoding glucarate dehydratase family protein, with protein sequence MNTALLIDEVRLTPILIADPPLLNTQGVHQPYTPRLIVEVVTRGGVTGIGETYGDGKYLELAEPLARALPGRSVSDVNGLFALADAVCGDPDTTDARVDAGGLRGVQTADKLRLSVVSGFEVACLDALGKRLGLPVHALLGGKVRDSVEYSAYLFYRWAEHPGGGAEDDWDAALDPAGVVAQARRFARDHGFSSFKLKGGVFEPEQEIAAVRALAEAFPGQPLRLDPNGAWSVPTSLYVAERLADVLEYLEDPASGTDLMAQVSAGTSVPLATNMCVTTVPEIAGAFASDAVQVVLSDHHYWGGLHRTRELAAVCRTFGVGLSMHSNTHLGISLAAMTHVAATVPNLDYACDSHYPWQTEDVITARHTFRDGRLDVSDAPGLGVELDREKLAVLHRRWLDDDGRMRERDDAAAMREADPGWKTPSIPRW
- a CDS encoding winged helix-turn-helix transcriptional regulator, which produces MDRLLADCRARLAFDLLGNTWNPVVLLALAEGPRRPGELRTEIGGISTKVLVETLRRLEGYALVERIAYVRSPPRVEYALTPLGRSLLEPIGALGRWSAEYGDAFVAAQGWDD